One window of the Strix uralensis isolate ZFMK-TIS-50842 chromosome 3, bStrUra1, whole genome shotgun sequence genome contains the following:
- the URB2 gene encoding unhealthy ribosome biogenesis protein 2 homolog isoform X2 — protein sequence MAAIYSGIYLKLKSAKTSWEDKLKLARFAWISHQCVLPNKEQVLLDWVSHALVSYYNKKPELEDEVVEKLWAYLDNVIHSKRLQNLLKSGKTIGLSFSIAQVINERLSEACSQKTQQNIGTVLSCSSGILSTPSLSIIYTAKCELLVDLLSKLSKLACQQLASDNAVGSQLFSVLQLTFAQYLLIQRQQTNPNRVFGQVSSHLLQPCLLLRHLLTARSWTQADDNHVRQHLSREIRNQVETLLQAALFPPELFSSYKEELLPEQEVQEKKKGALKSLLLPVKTVQTKLGSGFCEPALHGAVVAGSVSLLYKLFLDAYCKAENHLVCFHMLSRLFGCLRLSGIQQGMREDTLSPADWSMELLALEQLLNLVLSSDIYNVASDRIRHKEVQFGFYRKLAQMLIGHSQASIPAWFRCLKLLMSLNHLIVEPDLDDLVASTWVDAKASEQRTKKPQEALISTMFQTYSKLRQFPRLFEEVLTVLCRPAADELRLPVFSAGLTVKLRECLLELPPNQILDILCLFVEKCQTLIIPALEGSADTALKLLSVSSVLHAFLFNMRSLDDVTPSSVVLRTQSLLAKMQKGIIQPLMELLQAPRRKEEKSDLWLRKASDSALLLVYTWVEVDTLFGVSCSKYVSPTAEMAGAVTELAARHWGISAFLPGVEEQCWERVMELANSFASTSKYCLELLTLQKMKMILMQTKADLQALQHAAAFILKSGRSSMSRGESEPWDEDISAISDLTYPTAHWHLVISNLTILLPYISLKDVEYIANVLLETLVLAKAQEAATDQESAISTGNVSLGLMYSSFLPEMKVLHCAFLTSLIRQFTGLLPAAARDSVDLPLQQLSAGSIPWHEEILAPFRPVDPLEALSENKLLKDELSLPWKTLEKVAQCIVLLAQNGCPVILKESQLENCLGLLEIASLLKLDSLLPSDCTRCFLVLLSLLANTKASVSCSKQLLLKFLSTCFHLLRCLQAGRNASSVFKVFHASDVLEVVMTSQLRASKFFTDVLTVPVWAQYLQEVQAFLENFLQMIIERRQSVRLNLEKFMSFLVSCKPDIGAAKSKGGKNWNPAAGQLLLMAFTTLCHVVTLYLQQLPEKKLQSADVLSALLEPVVLQMVRTVEHGLQSNTPNQPLPVAFIPSVTTLLKADLSRAVRKGWQKEPSGFLEQPRIKLYQKFYSQILKELPCAGSNLQFLQSALQFLTVFCSVPELYPGKETALVVVFAIKKLLTGPAITTQVIHSMEEELTEVLVQLLGNCSAEEFYTIMRLVLQGLEMRNVWQQNAKEVLSAVTLTKLLLSCPLSGDKEKAFWFASPQIITALAMQTKEACQDQSLISTIVVPILETVAALLRQGEGVLLNPHHVSLAFSILLTVPLDHVKTEEYRSVFLGVHEVLFSIVQCHPKVLLKAAPSFLNSFHRLVVSVMHEGRQKGDRGNTDEFEVILKCAHLVERMYTHIAAEMEDFTVFSAFIVAQYVTELQKVTLHPAVKKHLTEGIYHILDLCIERDIKFLNVSLPAGVREVFKDLYNDYNHYHKAKKQGEEKYTA from the exons GTCATAAATGAAAGGTTATCAGAAGCCTGTTctcaaaaaacacagcaaaacattgGCACAGTACTGAGTTGCTCCAGTGGCATCCTTTCTACTCCTTCGCTCTCCATCATTTACACAGCAAAGTGTGAGCTCTTGGTTGATCTCCTCAGCAAGCTGTCCAAGCTGGCATGTCAGCAGCTGGCTTCTGACAATGCTGTGGGCTCCCAGTTGTTCAGCGTCCTCCAGCTTACCTTTGCTCAGTACCTCCTGATCCAGAGGCAGCAAACCAACCCAAATCGTGTGTTTGGGCAAGTGTCAAGTCACTTGCTCCAGCCATGTCTGCTCCTGAGGCACTTGCTGACTGCGAGGAGCTGGACACAAGCAGATGACAACCATGTGCGTCAGCACCTGAGCAGGGAAATCCGAAACCAAGTAGAAACTTTGCTGCAGGCTGCATTATTCCCGCCTGAGCTTTTCTCATCCTACAAAGAGGAACTGCTGCCAGAACAGGAAGtccaggagaagaagaaaggagctTTGAAGAGTCTTTTGCTACCAGTCAAGACAGTGCAGACCAAGCTGGGCAGTGGCTTTTGTGAACCTGCCCTCCATGGAGCTGTCGTGGCGGGTTCGGTGTCCCTGCTGTATAAGCTCTTTCTGGACGCGTACTGTAAGGCAGAAAATCACCTTGTGTGTTTCCACATGCTCAGCAGGCTTTTTGGCTGTCTCAGGCTCTCTGGCATACAGCAGGGCATGAGGGAGGACACGCTCTCCCCTGCGGACTGGAGCATGGAGCTGCTCGCTTTGGAACAGCTTCTGAATTTGGTGCTTAGCAGTGATATCTATAATGTTGCCAGTGACCGTATCCGGCACAAGGAGGTACAGTTTGGGTTTTACCGCAAGCTCGCCCAGATGTTGATAGGACACTCCCAAGCTTCCATCCCTGCATGGTTCAGATGTCTCAAACTCTTGATGTCGTTAAACCACCTTATAGTAGAGCCAGACCTGGATGACTTAGTGGCCTCGACTTGGGTTGATGCCAAGGCCTCCGAGCAGCGTACAAAGAAGCCCCAGGAGGCCCTCATCAGCACCATGTTTCAGACTTACTCCAAGTTGCGACAGTTCCCACGGCTCTTTGAGGAGGTGCTGACAGTCCTTTGCCGGCCAGCTGCTGATGAACTGAGGCTGCCCGTCTTCTCTGCGGGCCTGACAGTAAAGCTTCGTGAGTGCCTCCTTGAACTGCCACCCAACCAGATTCTGGACATTTTGTGTCTCTTCGTGGAGAAATGCCAGACCCTTATCATTCCTGCTCTTGAAGGGTCAGCTGACACAGCCTTGAAGCTGCTGTCGGTGAGCTCGGTGCTGCACGCTTTTCTGTTCAACATGAGGAGCTTAGATGATGTCACTCCTTCCTCTGTGGTCCTTCGCACTCAGAGTCTGCTGGCAAAGATGCAGAAGGGAATAATTCAGCCGCTGATGGAGCTGCTGCAGGCTcctagaagaaaggaagagaagtcAGACCTTTGGCTAAGAAAGGCTAGTGACTCTGCTCTCCTCCTTGTTTACACTTGGGTTGAAGTAGACACTTTGTTTGGTGTTAGCTGCAGTAAATATGTGTCTCCTACCGCTGAAATGGCTGGTGCTGTTACTGAACTGGCTGCAAGGCACTGGGGCATTTCAGCTTTCCTCCCTGGTGTGGAGGAGCAGTGTTGGGAGAGAGTCATGGAACTTGCAAATAGTTTTGCCTCCACTAGTAAATACTGCTTAGAACTACTCacacttcagaaaatgaagatgatcTTAATGCAGACCAAAGCTGACCTACAGGCCTTGCAGCATGCTGCAGCTTTTATCCTGAAGTCTGGGAGATCCAGCATGAGCAGGGGAGAATCTGAACCATGGGATGAAGATATCAGTGCAATAAGTGATCTTACCTACCCCACGGCACACTGGCACCTTGTCATCTCCAACCTAACTATCCTGTTGCCATATATTTCCCTGAAAGATGTAGAGTACATTGCAAATGTACTTCTAGAGACATTAGTACTGGCCAAAGCTCAGGAAGCTGCCACAGACCAGGAGTCTGCCATCAGCACTGGAAATGTATCTCTTGGTTTGATGTATAGCTCCTTTCTCCCGGAAATGAAGGTCCTGCACTGTGCTTTTCTGACCAGTCTTATTCGTCAGTTCACTGgattgctgcctgctgctgccagggatTCAGTAGATCTGCCACTTCAGCAGCTGTCTGCAGGTAGTATCCCTTGGCATGAAGAAATCCTGGCTCCTTTCAGACCTGTTGACCCGTTGGAAGCACTGTCAGAAAACAAACTGCTGAAGGATGAGCTCAGCTTGCCGTGGAAAACACTGGAGAAAGTTGCCCAGTGTATAGTATTGTTAGCACAAAATGGCTGCCCTGTCATCCTGAAAGAAAGTCAGCTAGAAAACTGCTTGGGTTTGCTAGAAATTGCTTCTCTTCTGAAACTAGACAGTCTTCTTCCCTCTGACTGTACCCGGTGTTTTCTGGTGCTGCTGTCCCTGCTAGCCAATACCAAGGCGAGTGTCTCTTGCAGCAAGCAGTTACTGCTGAAGTTTTTAAGTACCTGTTTTCACCTCCTGAGGTGCCTGCAAGCTGGCAGGAATGCCAGCTCTGTTTTTAAGGTGTTTCATGCCAGTGATGTTCTTGAGGTTGTCATGACCTCACAGCTTAGAGCTAGCAAATTCTTCACCGATGTCTTGACTGTTCCTGTTTGGGCACAGTATCTCCAGGAAGTCCAAGCCTTTTTGGAAAACTTTCTTCAGATGATTATTGAAAGAAGGCAAAGTGTGAGGCTCAACTTAGAAAAGTTCATGTCTTTCCTGGTGAGCTGCAAGCCAGACATTGGTGCAGCCAAAAGCAAAGGTGGGAAAAACTGGAATCCTGCAGCTGGGCAGTTACTGCTCATGGCATTCACCACACTGTGTCACGTCGTCACGCTCTACCTTCAGCAGCTGCCAGAAAAGAAGCTGCAGTCTGCGGATGTGCTGTCTGCTCTGTTGGAGCCAGTAGTTCTGCAGATGGTCAGAACTGTCGAACACGGTCTTCAGAGTAACACCCCAAACCAGCCTTTGCCTGTAGCATTCATACCATCTGTCACTACTCTTCTCAAAGCAGATCTGAGCCGTGCTGTCAGGAAGGGCTGGCAGAAGGAGCCCAGTGGGTTTTTGGAGCAACCCCGTATTAAACTGTACCAAAAATTTTACTCTCAGATACTGAAAGAGCTGCCCTGTGCAGGAAGTAATCTGCAGTTCCTTCAGTCTGCGTTGCAGTTCCTAACAGTCTTCTGCTCCGTGCCAGAGCTGTATCCTGGAAAAGAAACTGCGCTCGTGGTTGTTTTTGCTATAAAAAAGCTTCTCACTG GTCCTGCAATCACAACCCAGGTGATCCACAGCATGGAGGAGGAGCTGACAGAGGTACTTGTCCAGCTGCTGGGaaactgctctgcagaggagTTTTATACCATAatgaggctggtgctgcagggaCTTGAAATGAGGAATGTTTGGCAACAGAATGCTAAA GAAGTATTGTCAGCTGTTACGCTAACCAAATTGTTGCTCAGCTGCCCATTAAGTGGAGACAAAGAGAAAGCTTTCTGGTTTGCCAGCCCACAGATAATCACAGCTTTAGCT ATGCAAACCAAAGAGGCCTGTCAGGACCAGTCACTGATTTCCACAATAGTTGTACCTATTTTAGAGACAGTAGCAGCTCTGCTAAGGCAAGGAGAAGGGGTTCTCTTGAATCCACACCATGTGTCATTGGCATTCAGCATTCTCCTAACAGTCCCTCTGGATCATGTGAAGACAGAAGAGTATCGCAGTGTCTTCCTGGGAGTCCATGAAGTGCTCTTCTCTATTGTGCAGTGTCATCCGAAG GTACTGTTGAAAGCAGCACCATCTTTTTTGAACAGTTTCCATCGTCTAGTTGTTTCTGTGATGCACGAAGGACGTCAGAAAGGAGACAGAG GCAACACAGATGAGTTTGAAGTTATACTGAAGTGTGCGCACTTGGTGGAACGGATGTATACTCATATTGCTGCAGAAATGGAGGactttactgtgttttctgctttcattgtGGCTCAGTATGTGACTGAATTGCAGAAG GTGACTTTGCATCCGGCTGTGAAGAAACATCTCACAGAAGGAATATATCACATCCTTGACCTTTGCATTGAACGGGACATCAAGTTCTTAAATGTGTCACTACCAGCAGGTGTAAGGGAGGTCTTTAAGGATCTGTATAATGATTACAACCACTaccacaaagcaaaaaaacaggGGGAGGAAAAGTATACTGCATGA
- the URB2 gene encoding unhealthy ribosome biogenesis protein 2 homolog isoform X1, with protein sequence MAAIYSGIYLKLKSAKTSWEDKLKLARFAWISHQCVLPNKEQVLLDWVSHALVSYYNKKPELEDEVVEKLWAYLDNVIHSKRLQNLLKSGKTIGLSFSIAQVINERLSEACSQKTQQNIGTVLSCSSGILSTPSLSIIYTAKCELLVDLLSKLSKLACQQLASDNAVGSQLFSVLQLTFAQYLLIQRQQTNPNRVFGQVSSHLLQPCLLLRHLLTARSWTQADDNHVRQHLSREIRNQVETLLQAALFPPELFSSYKEELLPEQEVQEKKKGALKSLLLPVKTVQTKLGSGFCEPALHGAVVAGSVSLLYKLFLDAYCKAENHLVCFHMLSRLFGCLRLSGIQQGMREDTLSPADWSMELLALEQLLNLVLSSDIYNVASDRIRHKEVQFGFYRKLAQMLIGHSQASIPAWFRCLKLLMSLNHLIVEPDLDDLVASTWVDAKASEQRTKKPQEALISTMFQTYSKLRQFPRLFEEVLTVLCRPAADELRLPVFSAGLTVKLRECLLELPPNQILDILCLFVEKCQTLIIPALEGSADTALKLLSVSSVLHAFLFNMRSLDDVTPSSVVLRTQSLLAKMQKGIIQPLMELLQAPRRKEEKSDLWLRKASDSALLLVYTWVEVDTLFGVSCSKYVSPTAEMAGAVTELAARHWGISAFLPGVEEQCWERVMELANSFASTSKYCLELLTLQKMKMILMQTKADLQALQHAAAFILKSGRSSMSRGESEPWDEDISAISDLTYPTAHWHLVISNLTILLPYISLKDVEYIANVLLETLVLAKAQEAATDQESAISTGNVSLGLMYSSFLPEMKVLHCAFLTSLIRQFTGLLPAAARDSVDLPLQQLSAGSIPWHEEILAPFRPVDPLEALSENKLLKDELSLPWKTLEKVAQCIVLLAQNGCPVILKESQLENCLGLLEIASLLKLDSLLPSDCTRCFLVLLSLLANTKASVSCSKQLLLKFLSTCFHLLRCLQAGRNASSVFKVFHASDVLEVVMTSQLRASKFFTDVLTVPVWAQYLQEVQAFLENFLQMIIERRQSVRLNLEKFMSFLVSCKPDIGAAKSKGGKNWNPAAGQLLLMAFTTLCHVVTLYLQQLPEKKLQSADVLSALLEPVVLQMVRTVEHGLQSNTPNQPLPVAFIPSVTTLLKADLSRAVRKGWQKEPSGFLEQPRIKLYQKFYSQILKELPCAGSNLQFLQSALQFLTVFCSVPELYPGKETALVVVFAIKKLLTGPAITTQVIHSMEEELTEVLVQLLGNCSAEEFYTIMRLVLQGLEMRNVWQQNAKMQTKEACQDQSLISTIVVPILETVAALLRQGEGVLLNPHHVSLAFSILLTVPLDHVKTEEYRSVFLGVHEVLFSIVQCHPKVLLKAAPSFLNSFHRLVVSVMHEGRQKGDRGNTDEFEVILKCAHLVERMYTHIAAEMEDFTVFSAFIVAQYVTELQKVTLHPAVKKHLTEGIYHILDLCIERDIKFLNVSLPAGVREVFKDLYNDYNHYHKAKKQGEEKYTA encoded by the exons GTCATAAATGAAAGGTTATCAGAAGCCTGTTctcaaaaaacacagcaaaacattgGCACAGTACTGAGTTGCTCCAGTGGCATCCTTTCTACTCCTTCGCTCTCCATCATTTACACAGCAAAGTGTGAGCTCTTGGTTGATCTCCTCAGCAAGCTGTCCAAGCTGGCATGTCAGCAGCTGGCTTCTGACAATGCTGTGGGCTCCCAGTTGTTCAGCGTCCTCCAGCTTACCTTTGCTCAGTACCTCCTGATCCAGAGGCAGCAAACCAACCCAAATCGTGTGTTTGGGCAAGTGTCAAGTCACTTGCTCCAGCCATGTCTGCTCCTGAGGCACTTGCTGACTGCGAGGAGCTGGACACAAGCAGATGACAACCATGTGCGTCAGCACCTGAGCAGGGAAATCCGAAACCAAGTAGAAACTTTGCTGCAGGCTGCATTATTCCCGCCTGAGCTTTTCTCATCCTACAAAGAGGAACTGCTGCCAGAACAGGAAGtccaggagaagaagaaaggagctTTGAAGAGTCTTTTGCTACCAGTCAAGACAGTGCAGACCAAGCTGGGCAGTGGCTTTTGTGAACCTGCCCTCCATGGAGCTGTCGTGGCGGGTTCGGTGTCCCTGCTGTATAAGCTCTTTCTGGACGCGTACTGTAAGGCAGAAAATCACCTTGTGTGTTTCCACATGCTCAGCAGGCTTTTTGGCTGTCTCAGGCTCTCTGGCATACAGCAGGGCATGAGGGAGGACACGCTCTCCCCTGCGGACTGGAGCATGGAGCTGCTCGCTTTGGAACAGCTTCTGAATTTGGTGCTTAGCAGTGATATCTATAATGTTGCCAGTGACCGTATCCGGCACAAGGAGGTACAGTTTGGGTTTTACCGCAAGCTCGCCCAGATGTTGATAGGACACTCCCAAGCTTCCATCCCTGCATGGTTCAGATGTCTCAAACTCTTGATGTCGTTAAACCACCTTATAGTAGAGCCAGACCTGGATGACTTAGTGGCCTCGACTTGGGTTGATGCCAAGGCCTCCGAGCAGCGTACAAAGAAGCCCCAGGAGGCCCTCATCAGCACCATGTTTCAGACTTACTCCAAGTTGCGACAGTTCCCACGGCTCTTTGAGGAGGTGCTGACAGTCCTTTGCCGGCCAGCTGCTGATGAACTGAGGCTGCCCGTCTTCTCTGCGGGCCTGACAGTAAAGCTTCGTGAGTGCCTCCTTGAACTGCCACCCAACCAGATTCTGGACATTTTGTGTCTCTTCGTGGAGAAATGCCAGACCCTTATCATTCCTGCTCTTGAAGGGTCAGCTGACACAGCCTTGAAGCTGCTGTCGGTGAGCTCGGTGCTGCACGCTTTTCTGTTCAACATGAGGAGCTTAGATGATGTCACTCCTTCCTCTGTGGTCCTTCGCACTCAGAGTCTGCTGGCAAAGATGCAGAAGGGAATAATTCAGCCGCTGATGGAGCTGCTGCAGGCTcctagaagaaaggaagagaagtcAGACCTTTGGCTAAGAAAGGCTAGTGACTCTGCTCTCCTCCTTGTTTACACTTGGGTTGAAGTAGACACTTTGTTTGGTGTTAGCTGCAGTAAATATGTGTCTCCTACCGCTGAAATGGCTGGTGCTGTTACTGAACTGGCTGCAAGGCACTGGGGCATTTCAGCTTTCCTCCCTGGTGTGGAGGAGCAGTGTTGGGAGAGAGTCATGGAACTTGCAAATAGTTTTGCCTCCACTAGTAAATACTGCTTAGAACTACTCacacttcagaaaatgaagatgatcTTAATGCAGACCAAAGCTGACCTACAGGCCTTGCAGCATGCTGCAGCTTTTATCCTGAAGTCTGGGAGATCCAGCATGAGCAGGGGAGAATCTGAACCATGGGATGAAGATATCAGTGCAATAAGTGATCTTACCTACCCCACGGCACACTGGCACCTTGTCATCTCCAACCTAACTATCCTGTTGCCATATATTTCCCTGAAAGATGTAGAGTACATTGCAAATGTACTTCTAGAGACATTAGTACTGGCCAAAGCTCAGGAAGCTGCCACAGACCAGGAGTCTGCCATCAGCACTGGAAATGTATCTCTTGGTTTGATGTATAGCTCCTTTCTCCCGGAAATGAAGGTCCTGCACTGTGCTTTTCTGACCAGTCTTATTCGTCAGTTCACTGgattgctgcctgctgctgccagggatTCAGTAGATCTGCCACTTCAGCAGCTGTCTGCAGGTAGTATCCCTTGGCATGAAGAAATCCTGGCTCCTTTCAGACCTGTTGACCCGTTGGAAGCACTGTCAGAAAACAAACTGCTGAAGGATGAGCTCAGCTTGCCGTGGAAAACACTGGAGAAAGTTGCCCAGTGTATAGTATTGTTAGCACAAAATGGCTGCCCTGTCATCCTGAAAGAAAGTCAGCTAGAAAACTGCTTGGGTTTGCTAGAAATTGCTTCTCTTCTGAAACTAGACAGTCTTCTTCCCTCTGACTGTACCCGGTGTTTTCTGGTGCTGCTGTCCCTGCTAGCCAATACCAAGGCGAGTGTCTCTTGCAGCAAGCAGTTACTGCTGAAGTTTTTAAGTACCTGTTTTCACCTCCTGAGGTGCCTGCAAGCTGGCAGGAATGCCAGCTCTGTTTTTAAGGTGTTTCATGCCAGTGATGTTCTTGAGGTTGTCATGACCTCACAGCTTAGAGCTAGCAAATTCTTCACCGATGTCTTGACTGTTCCTGTTTGGGCACAGTATCTCCAGGAAGTCCAAGCCTTTTTGGAAAACTTTCTTCAGATGATTATTGAAAGAAGGCAAAGTGTGAGGCTCAACTTAGAAAAGTTCATGTCTTTCCTGGTGAGCTGCAAGCCAGACATTGGTGCAGCCAAAAGCAAAGGTGGGAAAAACTGGAATCCTGCAGCTGGGCAGTTACTGCTCATGGCATTCACCACACTGTGTCACGTCGTCACGCTCTACCTTCAGCAGCTGCCAGAAAAGAAGCTGCAGTCTGCGGATGTGCTGTCTGCTCTGTTGGAGCCAGTAGTTCTGCAGATGGTCAGAACTGTCGAACACGGTCTTCAGAGTAACACCCCAAACCAGCCTTTGCCTGTAGCATTCATACCATCTGTCACTACTCTTCTCAAAGCAGATCTGAGCCGTGCTGTCAGGAAGGGCTGGCAGAAGGAGCCCAGTGGGTTTTTGGAGCAACCCCGTATTAAACTGTACCAAAAATTTTACTCTCAGATACTGAAAGAGCTGCCCTGTGCAGGAAGTAATCTGCAGTTCCTTCAGTCTGCGTTGCAGTTCCTAACAGTCTTCTGCTCCGTGCCAGAGCTGTATCCTGGAAAAGAAACTGCGCTCGTGGTTGTTTTTGCTATAAAAAAGCTTCTCACTG GTCCTGCAATCACAACCCAGGTGATCCACAGCATGGAGGAGGAGCTGACAGAGGTACTTGTCCAGCTGCTGGGaaactgctctgcagaggagTTTTATACCATAatgaggctggtgctgcagggaCTTGAAATGAGGAATGTTTGGCAACAGAATGCTAAA ATGCAAACCAAAGAGGCCTGTCAGGACCAGTCACTGATTTCCACAATAGTTGTACCTATTTTAGAGACAGTAGCAGCTCTGCTAAGGCAAGGAGAAGGGGTTCTCTTGAATCCACACCATGTGTCATTGGCATTCAGCATTCTCCTAACAGTCCCTCTGGATCATGTGAAGACAGAAGAGTATCGCAGTGTCTTCCTGGGAGTCCATGAAGTGCTCTTCTCTATTGTGCAGTGTCATCCGAAG GTACTGTTGAAAGCAGCACCATCTTTTTTGAACAGTTTCCATCGTCTAGTTGTTTCTGTGATGCACGAAGGACGTCAGAAAGGAGACAGAG GCAACACAGATGAGTTTGAAGTTATACTGAAGTGTGCGCACTTGGTGGAACGGATGTATACTCATATTGCTGCAGAAATGGAGGactttactgtgttttctgctttcattgtGGCTCAGTATGTGACTGAATTGCAGAAG GTGACTTTGCATCCGGCTGTGAAGAAACATCTCACAGAAGGAATATATCACATCCTTGACCTTTGCATTGAACGGGACATCAAGTTCTTAAATGTGTCACTACCAGCAGGTGTAAGGGAGGTCTTTAAGGATCTGTATAATGATTACAACCACTaccacaaagcaaaaaaacaggGGGAGGAAAAGTATACTGCATGA